One segment of Deinococcus sp. Leaf326 DNA contains the following:
- a CDS encoding 3-hydroxyacyl-CoA dehydrogenase family protein, with protein sequence MNFGVIGAGQMGGGIAQVAAQSGFTVVVHDQQQAFLDRGRAVIEKSLTKLHDKGRLSDTPETVLGRITFTTDLAAFADCDLVVEAIVENEAVKAELFRQLGSVVKPSGILASNTSSIPITALATASGRPEQFIGMHFMNPVPLMALVEVIRGHRTSDETARVVTETAEKMGKTPLSCNDFPGFVSNRILMPMLNEAIQCVMEGVAEPEAIDGIMKLGMNHPMGPLTLADFIGLDTCLAIMEVLHGGLGDDKYRPSPLLRKMVQAGLLGRKSGQGFYTY encoded by the coding sequence ATGAACTTCGGAGTCATCGGCGCAGGACAGATGGGCGGCGGCATCGCGCAGGTCGCCGCGCAGAGTGGATTTACGGTGGTCGTCCACGACCAACAGCAGGCCTTTCTGGACCGCGGCCGCGCCGTCATCGAAAAGAGCCTCACCAAGTTGCACGACAAGGGGCGCCTGAGCGATACGCCGGAAACGGTGCTGGGCCGCATCACCTTCACCACCGACCTCGCGGCCTTTGCCGACTGCGACCTCGTGGTCGAGGCCATCGTCGAGAACGAGGCGGTCAAGGCCGAGTTGTTCCGGCAACTGGGCAGCGTGGTCAAGCCCTCCGGCATCTTGGCGAGCAATACCAGTTCCATTCCCATCACGGCGCTGGCGACCGCTTCAGGCCGCCCGGAACAGTTCATCGGGATGCACTTCATGAATCCAGTGCCCCTCATGGCCTTGGTCGAGGTCATCCGGGGCCACCGGACAAGCGACGAGACGGCCCGCGTCGTCACCGAGACGGCCGAGAAGATGGGCAAGACGCCGCTGTCCTGCAACGACTTCCCCGGCTTCGTGTCCAACCGCATCCTGATGCCGATGCTCAACGAGGCCATCCAGTGCGTGATGGAGGGCGTGGCCGAGCCGGAAGCCATTGACGGCATCATGAAGCTGGGCATGAACCACCCGATGGGGCCGCTGACCCTGGCCGACTTCATCGGTCTGGATACCTGCCTGGCGATCATGGAGGTGCTGCATGGGGGGCTGGGCGACGACAAGTACCGTCCCTCGCCCCTGCTGCGAAAGATGGTGCAGGCCGGGCTGCTGGGCCGTAAGAGCGGGCAGGGCTTCTACACCTACTAA